In a single window of the Patescibacteria group bacterium genome:
- the rplT gene encoding 50S ribosomal protein L20 yields MPRVKRGKLHLKRRKNLLAQTKGFMWGRKSKIKLAKVAVYKSGKNAYTGRKLKKRDMRGLWQTRIGAAARVEGLSYSKLIGDLHKAGITLNRKSLAALAAKYPEAFKAVIAATKK; encoded by the coding sequence ATGCCGAGAGTCAAACGCGGAAAACTCCACCTCAAGCGCCGCAAGAACCTGCTCGCCCAGACCAAGGGCTTCATGTGGGGCCGCAAGAGCAAGATCAAGCTCGCCAAGGTGGCCGTCTACAAGTCCGGCAAGAACGCCTACACTGGCCGCAAGCTCAAGAAGCGCGATATGCGCGGACTGTGGCAGACCAGGATCGGCGCCGCCGCCCGGGTCGAAGGCCTGAGCTACAGCAAGCTCATCGGCGACCTGCACAAAGCCGGCATCACCCTGAATCGCAAGTCCTTGGCCGCTCTCGCCGCCAAGTATCCGGAAGCCTTCAAGGCCGTGATCGCCGCGACGAAGAAGTAA
- a CDS encoding 50S ribosomal protein L35, whose protein sequence is MKTHKAISKRFKITRTGKVLKRVAGQDHYNSREPGKVTRNKRRDSQLEGRVARNVKKAI, encoded by the coding sequence ATGAAAACCCACAAAGCCATCTCGAAAAGATTCAAGATCACGAGGACCGGCAAAGTCCTGAAGCGGGTCGCCGGACAGGACCATTACAATTCCCGCGAGCCGGGCAAGGTCACGCGCAACAAGCGCCGCGACTCGCAGCTCGAGGGCCGGGTCGCCCGGAACGTCAAAAAAGCCATCTAA
- a CDS encoding GIY-YIG nuclease family protein produces the protein MTTLYVIKNTKGNYYIGVTGDIHRRLIEHNSGTSLATRGRGPWKLVYTETFLSPQEAKKREYQIKQKKRKSYIDWLINARGSVV, from the coding sequence ATAACCACCCTTTACGTCATCAAAAATACAAAAGGCAACTACTATATCGGAGTCACTGGAGATATTCACCGGAGACTGATCGAACACAATTCGGGAACAAGTCTTGCTACCAGAGGAAGGGGTCCGTGGAAACTGGTGTATACGGAAACTTTCCTTTCGCCGCAAGAGGCGAAAAAACGCGAGTATCAGATCAAGCAAAAGAAACGGAAATCATACATTGATTGGTTGATAAATGCGCGTGGGTCCGTGGTGTAG